One part of the Oenanthe melanoleuca isolate GR-GAL-2019-014 chromosome 26, OMel1.0, whole genome shotgun sequence genome encodes these proteins:
- the HMGA1 gene encoding high mobility group protein HMG-I/HMG-Y isoform X1 — translation MSESSAKSSQPLASKGEKDVSEKRGRGRPRKKPQQEPSEAPTPKRPRGRPKGSKNKATTKGRKAAVTPGRKPRGRPKKSVTGRGGGEHFPGVIRGGAVTPPEPALPHRPTAPQRPGERGGERPTVPPWLPPPPPSSAPSSPSDNGSTGKWPNSGGPHSPRPGGAPAPAPPPQPWASGQPHWKGGSRQRAGAGTPHLHCPPCSDLTPPKWVLAVPPAALGPLQGRDGEGAVKVRPPPQMH, via the exons ATGAGTGAATCCAGCGCCAAATCCAGCCAGCCCCTGGCCTCCAAAGGGGAGAAAGACGTGTCGGAGAAGAGGGGCCGAGGGCGGCCTAGGAAGAAGCCGCAG caggagcccagcGAGGCCCCGACCCCCAAGAGACCCCGTGGACGGCCGAAGGGCAGTAAAAACAAGGCCACCACAAAGGGCAGG AAAGCTGCAGTCACGCCAGGGAGGAAACCTCGAGGGCGACCCAAAAAATCGGTGA CAGGACGAGGAGGAGGTGAACATTTCCCAGGAGTCATCCGAGGAGGAGCAGTGACACCTCCCGAACCGGCGCTACCTCATCGCCCGACGGCCCCGCAGCGGCCGGGGGAGAGGGGCGGGGAGAGACCCACTGTGCCGCCCtggcttcctcctcctcctccctcctccgctccctcctcaccctcagACAACGGCAGCACTGGAAAATGGCCCAACTCGGGCGGCCCCCACAGCCCCCGCCCGGGGGGGgcacctgccccagctccccctccccagccctgggcttcGGGGCAGCCCCACTGGAAAGGGGGATCACggcagagagctggggctggcaccccCCACCTGCACTGCCCCCCATGCAGTGATCTCACCCCACCAAAGTGGGTGCTGGCTGTCCCCCCCGCAGCACTGGGGCCTCTGCAGGGAAGAGATGGGGAGGGGGCAGTGAAGGTgagaccccccccccaaatGCATTAG
- the HMGA1 gene encoding high mobility group protein HMG-I/HMG-Y isoform X4 — MSESSAKSSQPLASKGEKDVSEKRGRGRPRKKPQEPSEAPTPKRPRGRPKGSKNKATTKGRKAAVTPGRKPRGRPKKSQQDEEEVNISQESSEEEQ, encoded by the exons ATGAGTGAATCCAGCGCCAAATCCAGCCAGCCCCTGGCCTCCAAAGGGGAGAAAGACGTGTCGGAGAAGAGGGGCCGAGGGCGGCCTAGGAAGAAGCCGCAG gagcccagcGAGGCCCCGACCCCCAAGAGACCCCGTGGACGGCCGAAGGGCAGTAAAAACAAGGCCACCACAAAGGGCAGG AAAGCTGCAGTCACGCCAGGGAGGAAACCTCGAGGGCGACCCAAAAAATCG CAGCAGGACGAGGAGGAGGTGAACATTTCCCAGGAGTCATCCGAGGAGGAGCAGTGA
- the HMGA1 gene encoding high mobility group protein HMG-I/HMG-Y isoform X2, protein MSESSAKSSQPLASKGEKDVSEKRGRGRPRKKPQEPSEAPTPKRPRGRPKGSKNKATTKGRKAAVTPGRKPRGRPKKSVTGRGGGEHFPGVIRGGAVTPPEPALPHRPTAPQRPGERGGERPTVPPWLPPPPPSSAPSSPSDNGSTGKWPNSGGPHSPRPGGAPAPAPPPQPWASGQPHWKGGSRQRAGAGTPHLHCPPCSDLTPPKWVLAVPPAALGPLQGRDGEGAVKVRPPPQMH, encoded by the exons ATGAGTGAATCCAGCGCCAAATCCAGCCAGCCCCTGGCCTCCAAAGGGGAGAAAGACGTGTCGGAGAAGAGGGGCCGAGGGCGGCCTAGGAAGAAGCCGCAG gagcccagcGAGGCCCCGACCCCCAAGAGACCCCGTGGACGGCCGAAGGGCAGTAAAAACAAGGCCACCACAAAGGGCAGG AAAGCTGCAGTCACGCCAGGGAGGAAACCTCGAGGGCGACCCAAAAAATCGGTGA CAGGACGAGGAGGAGGTGAACATTTCCCAGGAGTCATCCGAGGAGGAGCAGTGACACCTCCCGAACCGGCGCTACCTCATCGCCCGACGGCCCCGCAGCGGCCGGGGGAGAGGGGCGGGGAGAGACCCACTGTGCCGCCCtggcttcctcctcctcctccctcctccgctccctcctcaccctcagACAACGGCAGCACTGGAAAATGGCCCAACTCGGGCGGCCCCCACAGCCCCCGCCCGGGGGGGgcacctgccccagctccccctccccagccctgggcttcGGGGCAGCCCCACTGGAAAGGGGGATCACggcagagagctggggctggcaccccCCACCTGCACTGCCCCCCATGCAGTGATCTCACCCCACCAAAGTGGGTGCTGGCTGTCCCCCCCGCAGCACTGGGGCCTCTGCAGGGAAGAGATGGGGAGGGGGCAGTGAAGGTgagaccccccccccaaatGCATTAG
- the HMGA1 gene encoding high mobility group protein HMG-I/HMG-Y isoform X3: protein MSESSAKSSQPLASKGEKDVSEKRGRGRPRKKPQQEPSEAPTPKRPRGRPKGSKNKATTKGRKAAVTPGRKPRGRPKKSQQDEEEVNISQESSEEEQ from the exons ATGAGTGAATCCAGCGCCAAATCCAGCCAGCCCCTGGCCTCCAAAGGGGAGAAAGACGTGTCGGAGAAGAGGGGCCGAGGGCGGCCTAGGAAGAAGCCGCAG caggagcccagcGAGGCCCCGACCCCCAAGAGACCCCGTGGACGGCCGAAGGGCAGTAAAAACAAGGCCACCACAAAGGGCAGG AAAGCTGCAGTCACGCCAGGGAGGAAACCTCGAGGGCGACCCAAAAAATCG CAGCAGGACGAGGAGGAGGTGAACATTTCCCAGGAGTCATCCGAGGAGGAGCAGTGA
- the HMGA1 gene encoding high mobility group protein HMG-I/HMG-Y isoform X5, with protein MSESSAKSSQPLASKGEKDVSEKRGRGRPRKKPQQEPSEAPTPKRPRGRPKGSKNKATTKGRKAAVTPGRKPRGRPKKSQDEEEVNISQESSEEEQ; from the exons ATGAGTGAATCCAGCGCCAAATCCAGCCAGCCCCTGGCCTCCAAAGGGGAGAAAGACGTGTCGGAGAAGAGGGGCCGAGGGCGGCCTAGGAAGAAGCCGCAG caggagcccagcGAGGCCCCGACCCCCAAGAGACCCCGTGGACGGCCGAAGGGCAGTAAAAACAAGGCCACCACAAAGGGCAGG AAAGCTGCAGTCACGCCAGGGAGGAAACCTCGAGGGCGACCCAAAAAATCG CAGGACGAGGAGGAGGTGAACATTTCCCAGGAGTCATCCGAGGAGGAGCAGTGA
- the SMIM29 gene encoding small integral membrane protein 29, whose translation MSNATAPTAPGAAGDSLVGSVLGPFLLLTLLGALLAAVMYVKKKRRSDRLRHRLLPMYSYDPAEEPPESEQELLVEAEEAQVVPGWGGPSSPWPPRRDWRA comes from the exons ATGAGCAACGCCACGGCCCCCACGGCCCCGGGCGCGGCGGGGGACTCGCTGGTGGGCTCCGTGCTGGgacccttcctcctcctcaccctcctcgGCGCCCTCCTGGCTGCG GTGATGTACGTCAAGAAGAAGCGCAG GTCCGACCGGCTGCGGCACCGGCTGCTGCCCATGTACAGCTACGACCCGGCGGAGGAGCCGCCCGAGTcggagcaggagctgctggtggaggcTGAGGAGGCTCAG GTGGTGCCCGGCTGGGGGGGACCCTCTTCCCCCTGGCCCCCGCGCAGGGACTGGAGGGCCTGA
- the HMGA1 gene encoding high mobility group protein HMG-I/HMG-Y isoform X6 — protein sequence MSESSAKSSQPLASKGEKDVSEKRGRGRPRKKPQEPSEAPTPKRPRGRPKGSKNKATTKGRKAAVTPGRKPRGRPKKSQDEEEVNISQESSEEEQ from the exons ATGAGTGAATCCAGCGCCAAATCCAGCCAGCCCCTGGCCTCCAAAGGGGAGAAAGACGTGTCGGAGAAGAGGGGCCGAGGGCGGCCTAGGAAGAAGCCGCAG gagcccagcGAGGCCCCGACCCCCAAGAGACCCCGTGGACGGCCGAAGGGCAGTAAAAACAAGGCCACCACAAAGGGCAGG AAAGCTGCAGTCACGCCAGGGAGGAAACCTCGAGGGCGACCCAAAAAATCG CAGGACGAGGAGGAGGTGAACATTTCCCAGGAGTCATCCGAGGAGGAGCAGTGA